One Nitrospira sp. DNA window includes the following coding sequences:
- a CDS encoding Aconitate hydratase: MSMDIAKTLYAKMPDLFAKARKKFGRGLTLAEKILVSHADNFDTQTWERGKAMLALRPDRVAMQDATAQMAMLQFMQANKKKAAVPSTIHCDHLIRAEMGSEKDLLRAMDENKEVYNFLASAAKKYGIGFWKPGAGIIHQVVLENYAFPGGLIIGTDSHTPNGGGLGMLAIGVGGADAGEVMAGLPWEVLHPKLIGVRLTGKLNGWASPKDVILYLCGLLTVKGGTNKIVEYFGPGADTISATGKGTICNMGAELGATTSVFPFDQKMVAYMNITDRADLAAFAQAHKELLVADPEVYQSPEKYYDQIVEVDLSTLEPHVVGPHTPDLARPISKLAAEAKEKGYPVELKAALIGSCTNSSYEDISRSAHIAQQGLKAGLKAKASFLVSPGSERIYHTMKRDGFLETFEKLGGTVLSNSCGPCIGQWKRADGVKGKADSIVSSFNRNFPGRNDGINETLSFLASPEVVTAYALSGNLGFDPVHQTLKGADGKEFKLQPPQGEELPAKGFAKGEEGFVAPAENGDALTVDIPPTSERLQLLQPFPRWDGKDFEKLPLLIKTKGKTTTDHISPAGPWLKFRGHLDKISDNMFLGANNAFASEPGKGTDVLTGESGLTIAQIARRYKAKGIGSIVVGDENYGEGSSREHAAMSPRFLNVRVVITKSFARIHETNLKKQGILALTFADPKDYEKIEQQDRISVTGLNSLAPGKPVQVTIHKADGKALTIQANHSITEQQVAWFKAGSALNALN; encoded by the coding sequence ATGTCGATGGATATAGCCAAAACACTCTATGCCAAAATGCCGGACCTGTTCGCCAAGGCTAGAAAGAAGTTCGGCCGCGGCCTGACGCTGGCTGAGAAAATCCTCGTGTCGCACGCCGACAATTTCGATACCCAGACCTGGGAGCGGGGCAAGGCGATGCTGGCCCTGCGCCCTGATCGCGTCGCCATGCAGGATGCGACGGCTCAAATGGCCATGTTGCAGTTCATGCAGGCCAATAAGAAAAAGGCCGCAGTGCCGAGCACGATCCATTGCGATCATTTGATTCGTGCGGAGATGGGCTCCGAGAAAGACCTGCTCCGCGCGATGGACGAGAACAAGGAGGTGTATAACTTCCTCGCCTCCGCCGCAAAAAAATACGGCATCGGCTTCTGGAAGCCCGGCGCGGGCATCATCCATCAGGTCGTGCTGGAGAACTATGCGTTCCCTGGCGGATTGATCATCGGCACCGACTCGCATACGCCCAATGGCGGTGGATTGGGGATGTTGGCGATCGGCGTCGGCGGAGCGGATGCCGGCGAAGTGATGGCGGGCCTGCCGTGGGAGGTGCTCCATCCGAAACTCATCGGGGTGCGCTTGACCGGTAAGTTGAACGGGTGGGCCTCACCGAAAGATGTGATCCTCTATCTCTGCGGCCTGCTCACCGTGAAGGGCGGCACCAACAAGATCGTCGAATATTTCGGTCCGGGCGCCGACACGATCAGCGCTACCGGCAAGGGAACGATCTGCAACATGGGGGCGGAGTTGGGCGCGACGACCTCCGTATTCCCGTTCGACCAGAAGATGGTCGCCTACATGAACATTACGGATCGGGCCGACCTTGCCGCCTTTGCGCAAGCCCACAAGGAACTGCTCGTGGCTGATCCGGAAGTGTATCAATCGCCGGAAAAGTATTATGACCAGATCGTTGAAGTCGATCTGTCCACCCTCGAGCCGCATGTGGTCGGGCCCCATACGCCGGACTTGGCTCGGCCGATTTCAAAATTGGCGGCGGAAGCCAAAGAGAAGGGCTATCCGGTCGAATTGAAGGCGGCGCTGATCGGCAGCTGCACCAACTCATCCTATGAAGACATCAGCCGCTCGGCGCACATTGCGCAGCAAGGATTGAAGGCGGGCTTGAAGGCCAAGGCGTCGTTCCTGGTTTCACCCGGGTCCGAGCGCATCTATCATACGATGAAGCGCGACGGGTTTCTGGAGACATTTGAAAAGTTGGGCGGCACGGTGCTGTCGAATTCTTGCGGTCCCTGCATCGGGCAGTGGAAGCGAGCGGACGGCGTGAAGGGCAAGGCCGATTCGATCGTCAGCTCGTTCAACCGGAACTTCCCGGGACGCAATGATGGCATCAACGAGACGCTCTCGTTCTTGGCGAGTCCGGAAGTTGTGACGGCCTATGCGTTGTCGGGAAATCTTGGCTTCGATCCGGTCCATCAAACGCTCAAAGGGGCGGACGGAAAGGAATTCAAACTCCAACCCCCGCAGGGCGAAGAACTTCCGGCCAAGGGTTTTGCCAAGGGCGAGGAAGGATTCGTGGCGCCGGCGGAAAACGGCGATGCGCTGACCGTCGATATTCCTCCGACCAGTGAGCGGTTGCAGTTGTTGCAGCCCTTCCCGCGGTGGGACGGCAAGGATTTCGAGAAGCTCCCGCTGTTGATCAAGACCAAGGGGAAGACGACCACGGACCATATTTCTCCCGCCGGGCCGTGGCTCAAGTTCCGGGGGCACCTGGACAAGATCAGCGACAACATGTTCCTGGGTGCGAACAACGCGTTCGCCTCAGAGCCCGGTAAGGGCACCGATGTCTTGACCGGCGAATCCGGACTGACGATTGCGCAGATCGCCCGCCGCTATAAAGCGAAGGGAATCGGGTCGATCGTCGTCGGCGATGAGAACTATGGCGAGGGCAGCAGCCGCGAACATGCGGCGATGTCGCCCCGCTTCCTGAACGTTCGCGTCGTCATCACGAAAAGTTTTGCGCGTATTCATGAGACCAATCTGAAGAAACAGGGGATCTTGGCGTTGACCTTTGCGGACCCGAAGGATTACGAGAAGATCGAGCAGCAGGACCGCATCAGTGTGACGGGGCTGAACAGTCTGGCTCCTGGCAAGCCGGTGCAGGTCACGATACATAAGGCGGATGGCAAGGCGCTCACCATCCAGGCGAACCACAGCATCACCGAGCAACAGGTCGCGTGGTTCAAGGCTGGTTCGGCGTTGAATGCGCTGAACTAA
- a CDS encoding Succinate dehydrogenase flavoprotein subunit, producing MDIHALQQIVHKTRDARRKQTIPKFSPADRDALIEKYHPDFRKSAYRPIRFGPNADEQTVIELATLLEGDSPIADDLDVTPHYQTDVLVIGGGGAGCAAALHAHGTGAKVILATKLRLGDSNSVMAQGGMQISVAPEDSPVTHFLDTLKGGHMQNDHALLKVMVEEGPAIAKWLIELGVLFDRQADGNLHVKKGGGSSKPRLLTCSDYTGLEIMRVLKDEVLNQKIQLLEFCAAVELLSNDEGHCTGAIFKDLDNHRLVVVAAKSVILATGGIGRLHIQGFPTSNHYGATGDGLCLSYRMGAKLAHIDTFQYHPSGAVYPEQLIGALVTEGIRSEGGHLVNSKGERFVNELDTRDVVSSSIIRECEEGRGIRTMSGRVGVWLDTPLLDAEHGPGTVEKHFPAMMLQFERFGIDISKDPVLIYPTLHYQNGGVKIDTNSETNVKNLFVSGEASGGLHGRNRLMGNSLLDLMVFGKRAGLTAASRAQSMAQGKLTLQHLRRFRAEAKQHGSPSGVISPMVLPAYTRKEN from the coding sequence ATGGACATACACGCCCTCCAGCAAATCGTGCACAAGACGCGGGATGCCCGCCGGAAGCAGACGATCCCGAAGTTTTCTCCCGCCGATCGTGATGCTCTGATCGAGAAATACCATCCCGATTTTCGGAAGAGCGCCTATCGCCCGATCCGTTTCGGGCCCAATGCCGATGAGCAGACCGTCATCGAGCTGGCGACCTTGCTCGAAGGCGACAGCCCGATCGCGGATGATCTCGATGTGACTCCCCACTATCAGACCGATGTGCTGGTCATCGGAGGCGGGGGCGCCGGCTGCGCCGCCGCGTTGCACGCCCACGGGACGGGGGCGAAAGTCATCCTTGCCACGAAGCTCCGGCTCGGTGATTCCAATAGCGTGATGGCTCAGGGCGGGATGCAGATCTCCGTCGCTCCGGAAGATTCCCCTGTGACGCATTTCCTCGATACGTTGAAGGGCGGCCACATGCAGAACGACCATGCCCTCTTGAAGGTCATGGTCGAAGAAGGCCCTGCGATCGCCAAGTGGCTGATCGAACTCGGTGTGTTGTTCGATCGGCAGGCCGACGGCAATCTGCATGTGAAGAAGGGCGGCGGCAGTTCCAAACCCCGTCTCCTGACTTGTTCCGACTATACGGGCCTTGAGATCATGCGGGTGCTCAAGGACGAAGTGTTGAATCAAAAGATCCAGCTGCTCGAATTTTGCGCCGCGGTCGAATTGCTCAGCAATGATGAGGGACATTGCACCGGTGCGATCTTCAAGGATTTGGACAACCATCGCCTGGTGGTGGTGGCGGCCAAGTCGGTGATCCTGGCGACGGGCGGCATCGGGCGGCTGCACATTCAAGGGTTCCCGACCAGCAATCACTATGGGGCCACCGGCGACGGGCTCTGTCTCTCGTACCGCATGGGGGCGAAGCTGGCCCACATCGATACGTTTCAATACCACCCCTCCGGCGCCGTCTATCCCGAGCAGTTGATCGGAGCCTTGGTGACAGAAGGAATTCGATCGGAAGGCGGCCACCTGGTCAACTCCAAAGGCGAACGATTCGTCAACGAGTTGGACACGCGCGATGTCGTCTCCTCGTCGATCATTCGCGAATGTGAAGAGGGCCGCGGCATCAGGACCATGTCGGGGCGTGTCGGCGTGTGGCTCGACACTCCGCTCTTGGATGCCGAGCATGGGCCGGGGACGGTCGAGAAACATTTCCCGGCCATGATGCTCCAGTTCGAACGGTTCGGCATCGATATCAGCAAAGATCCCGTCCTGATCTATCCGACGCTGCATTATCAGAACGGCGGGGTGAAGATCGACACCAACTCAGAAACCAATGTGAAAAATCTGTTCGTCTCCGGAGAGGCCTCCGGCGGATTGCACGGACGCAATCGATTGATGGGAAACTCGCTGCTCGACCTGATGGTGTTCGGCAAGCGCGCCGGTCTGACTGCGGCATCCCGTGCACAATCGATGGCACAAGGGAAGCTCACGTTGCAGCACCTCCGCCGGTTCCGTGCCGAAGCCAAGCAACATGGGAGTCCGAGCGGAGTCATTTCTCCGATGGTGCTGCCGGCCTACACGCGCAAAGAGAACTAA
- a CDS encoding isocitrate dehydrogenase [NADP] — translation MSTKASKIIYTKTDEAPMLATYSFLPIINAFSKAAGVSVELRDISLAGRILAVFPDYLTPQQKQPDALAELGELAKTPEANIIKLPNISASVPQLKATIKELQSQGYKLPEYPEDPKDDKEKDIKSRYDKVKGSAVNPVLREGNSDRRAPLSVKNYAKKHPHKMGAWSPDSKTHVAHMKGGDFRSNEKSLTVAAATDARIEFVGQDGKVTVLKPKVALQAGEVLDATFMSKRALRQFLEEQIEDAKKQGVLFSLHMKATMMKVSDPKIFGHAVTVYYKDLFEKHGETFKKLGVDPDNGIGDLYIKIKALPDDQRKAIEADIQEVYKKRPPMAMVNSDKGITNLHVPSDIIIDASMPPVIRDSGKMWGPDGKLADTKCVIPDASYAPVYHEVVEFCKKHGAFDPRTMGSIPNVGLMAQAAEEYGSHDKTFKAPGNGTIRVVDASGKTLLEHKVEEGDIWRACQVKDAPIQDWVKLAVNRAKATGAPAIFWLDKTRAHDAELIKKVNQYLPKHDTTGLDIRIMSPAEATRFSLERMKEGKDTISVTGNVLRDYLTDLFPILEIGTSAKMLSIVPLLNGGGLFETGAGGSAPKHVQQFQEEGYLRWDSLGEFLALAASLEHLAKAGNNHAAKILADTLDQANAKFLESNKSPARKVGEIDNRGSHFYLALYWAQALAAQTQDMKLAERFRKIAKDLADNETKISTELLAAQGKPVDIGGYYHPDDAKASKAMRPSATLNAIIDSFA, via the coding sequence ATGAGCACGAAAGCATCCAAGATTATCTATACGAAGACCGATGAAGCACCGATGTTGGCAACCTATTCCTTTTTGCCGATCATCAACGCGTTTTCCAAGGCGGCGGGTGTGTCCGTCGAATTGCGGGACATCTCGCTGGCCGGGCGCATTCTTGCGGTGTTCCCTGATTACCTGACGCCGCAGCAGAAACAACCGGATGCGTTGGCCGAACTGGGCGAGTTAGCCAAGACGCCGGAAGCCAACATCATCAAGCTGCCGAACATCAGCGCCTCGGTTCCTCAATTAAAGGCGACGATCAAGGAATTGCAGAGTCAGGGGTATAAGCTGCCCGAGTATCCGGAAGATCCGAAGGACGACAAAGAAAAGGACATCAAGAGCCGGTACGACAAGGTCAAAGGCAGCGCCGTGAACCCGGTGTTGCGCGAAGGGAACTCGGATCGCCGCGCGCCGCTGTCCGTGAAGAACTATGCCAAGAAGCACCCGCATAAGATGGGCGCCTGGAGTCCGGACTCCAAGACCCATGTGGCGCATATGAAGGGGGGAGATTTCCGGTCGAACGAAAAATCCCTGACGGTGGCCGCGGCGACGGACGCACGCATCGAATTCGTCGGTCAGGACGGCAAAGTCACGGTGCTCAAGCCGAAAGTCGCATTACAAGCCGGTGAAGTCCTCGACGCCACATTCATGAGCAAACGCGCCTTGCGCCAGTTCCTTGAAGAGCAGATCGAGGACGCCAAGAAACAGGGGGTGTTGTTCTCGCTCCATATGAAAGCTACCATGATGAAGGTCTCGGACCCCAAGATCTTCGGTCATGCCGTGACGGTGTACTACAAGGACCTGTTTGAAAAGCACGGCGAGACGTTCAAGAAGTTGGGCGTGGATCCTGACAACGGCATCGGCGATTTGTACATCAAGATCAAGGCCCTGCCGGACGATCAGCGCAAGGCGATCGAAGCGGACATTCAAGAGGTCTACAAGAAGCGGCCTCCGATGGCGATGGTGAATTCCGACAAGGGCATCACCAACCTGCACGTGCCCAGCGACATCATCATCGATGCCTCGATGCCGCCGGTCATTCGCGACAGCGGGAAGATGTGGGGACCGGATGGGAAGTTGGCCGACACCAAGTGCGTCATTCCCGATGCCAGCTATGCGCCGGTCTATCATGAAGTCGTCGAGTTCTGTAAGAAACACGGCGCCTTCGATCCCCGTACGATGGGAAGCATCCCCAACGTCGGCTTGATGGCGCAGGCGGCGGAAGAATACGGCTCGCACGACAAGACCTTCAAGGCTCCGGGTAACGGCACGATCCGCGTGGTTGATGCATCGGGCAAGACGCTGCTGGAGCATAAGGTGGAAGAAGGCGACATCTGGCGTGCGTGCCAGGTGAAGGATGCGCCGATTCAGGATTGGGTCAAGCTGGCGGTGAATCGCGCAAAAGCTACCGGAGCCCCGGCGATTTTCTGGCTGGACAAGACCAGGGCCCATGACGCCGAGTTGATCAAGAAGGTCAATCAGTATCTGCCGAAGCACGATACGACGGGGCTCGACATCCGTATCATGTCTCCTGCTGAGGCCACGCGGTTTTCGCTGGAGCGGATGAAGGAAGGCAAGGACACCATTTCCGTCACCGGCAATGTGTTGCGCGACTATCTCACCGATCTGTTCCCGATTCTCGAAATCGGCACCAGCGCCAAGATGCTCTCGATCGTACCTCTGCTGAACGGCGGCGGCCTCTTCGAGACCGGTGCGGGCGGGTCTGCGCCCAAACATGTGCAGCAATTCCAGGAAGAAGGGTACCTCCGGTGGGATTCGCTCGGCGAGTTCCTCGCGCTGGCAGCTTCGCTGGAGCATCTGGCAAAGGCGGGGAACAATCACGCCGCCAAGATTCTCGCGGACACGCTGGATCAGGCCAACGCCAAGTTCCTGGAGAGCAACAAGTCTCCGGCCCGCAAGGTGGGCGAGATCGATAATCGCGGCAGCCATTTCTATCTTGCGCTGTATTGGGCGCAGGCGCTGGCCGCCCAGACGCAGGATATGAAGTTGGCCGAACGTTTTCGTAAGATCGCCAAGGACCTCGCGGATAACGAGACCAAGATTTCGACCGAGTTGCTGGCTGCCCAGGGGAAACCGGTCGATATCGGAGGGTACTATCATCCGGACGATGCGAAGGCCTCCAAGGCGATGCGCCCGAGCGCAACCTTGAATGCGATCATCGATTCGTTCGCGTAA
- a CDS encoding Formamidopyrimidine-DNA glycosylase, producing MPELPEAEVASRQLRERVVGATVRDCWVGRGDIVREGLSSLEWYRRTRIAEVERRGKSVILTFVRGGQERFLAAELGMTGLLLFRSAPAKHPQHTHFILHLDGGAEPEIRYWNPRRFGRLSLLDQAGLDRYTARRFGYDPLTISREQFLRLLGSTRSRLKSLLMHQQMIAGIGNIYANEILFRAGLHPNQAANQLREKAVGLLYEVMGEVLREAIAMGGSSVRDYFAPDGTEGRYKGRHLVYAKTGEPCPNDCGAVIRRSLGERSSFYCPTCQRGRHRRSATPSKSPVIGSRGERSQE from the coding sequence ATGCCTGAATTGCCGGAAGCAGAGGTCGCATCGCGCCAGTTGCGGGAACGAGTCGTGGGGGCAACCGTGCGTGATTGTTGGGTCGGCCGTGGTGATATTGTGCGGGAGGGACTGTCTTCCCTGGAGTGGTACCGCCGCACCAGGATTGCAGAGGTCGAACGAAGGGGCAAGAGCGTGATCCTCACCTTTGTTCGCGGCGGGCAGGAGAGATTCCTCGCCGCCGAACTGGGCATGACAGGACTGCTGTTGTTTCGTTCCGCGCCGGCCAAACATCCCCAACATACCCATTTTATTTTGCATCTTGATGGTGGTGCCGAACCGGAGATCCGATACTGGAATCCCCGGCGGTTCGGGCGTCTGTCGTTGCTCGACCAAGCGGGGCTGGACCGGTATACGGCACGCCGGTTCGGATACGATCCCCTGACGATCAGCCGGGAACAGTTTCTCCGGCTGCTCGGTTCTACGCGCAGCCGACTGAAGTCACTACTGATGCATCAACAGATGATTGCAGGGATCGGGAATATCTATGCGAACGAGATTCTCTTCCGCGCCGGGCTCCATCCCAACCAGGCGGCCAATCAGCTTCGGGAGAAAGCGGTCGGGCTGCTCTACGAGGTCATGGGGGAGGTGTTGCGTGAAGCCATCGCAATGGGAGGATCCAGTGTTCGGGACTATTTTGCACCGGACGGGACGGAAGGCCGATACAAGGGCAGGCACCTGGTTTATGCAAAAACCGGTGAGCCCTGCCCGAATGATTGTGGGGCAGTGATCAGGCGATCTCTCGGCGAGCGTAGTTCGTTTTATTGTCCGACCTGCCAACGTGGCCGGCACCGTCGTTCCGCCACACCGTCGAAAAGTCCGGTGATTGGGTCGCGCGGAGAGAGGTCACAAGAATAA
- a CDS encoding ATP citrate synthase, alpha chain produces MAKVLEGPGMGLMKKWGIHVPNYAVVTSAEELAKLGQANDWFKQSKLVAKAHEALGSRFKLGLVKIDLDLKGAEAAAKDMIGRQVGSITVSQVIVSEMIPHKEEYYCAVKSTREGSEILVANCGGIEVESNWERVKRLTLEIGQAPTGEDLEKLVKEAGFTGALVKKMAEFAGKMFTCFDNEDAQYLEVNPVVLRESDGELVALDAVTLLDGDAKFRHPDWNFPFAAEFGRAYTKHELEVMAVDSKIKGSVKFIEIPGGDTAMLPAGGGASVYYSDAVVARGGKLANYAEYSGDPPDWAVEVLTEKVCSLPGIKNIIVGGAIANFTDVKKTFGGIINGFRKAKSDGKLKGVKIWVRRGGPREKEGLDAMRALKDEGFDIHVFDRNTPLTDIVDKAVQSKG; encoded by the coding sequence ATGGCGAAAGTGCTCGAAGGTCCCGGGATGGGACTGATGAAGAAGTGGGGCATCCATGTCCCCAACTATGCCGTCGTCACCTCCGCTGAGGAACTTGCAAAACTCGGGCAGGCCAACGACTGGTTCAAGCAATCCAAGCTCGTGGCGAAGGCCCATGAGGCGCTCGGCTCCCGCTTCAAGCTTGGGCTGGTCAAGATCGACCTCGATTTGAAGGGGGCGGAGGCGGCCGCCAAGGACATGATCGGTCGTCAGGTGGGCAGCATCACCGTCTCGCAGGTCATTGTGTCGGAAATGATTCCGCACAAGGAAGAATATTATTGTGCCGTGAAATCGACCCGTGAAGGATCCGAGATTCTCGTCGCCAACTGCGGCGGCATCGAAGTGGAGTCGAATTGGGAGCGGGTCAAACGGTTGACGCTCGAAATCGGCCAGGCTCCGACCGGTGAAGACCTTGAAAAGCTGGTGAAGGAAGCGGGCTTTACCGGGGCGCTCGTGAAGAAAATGGCAGAGTTCGCCGGGAAGATGTTTACGTGCTTCGACAATGAAGATGCTCAATATCTCGAAGTGAATCCCGTCGTCCTACGCGAGAGCGACGGCGAACTGGTGGCGTTGGATGCGGTGACATTGCTCGATGGGGACGCAAAGTTCCGCCATCCGGATTGGAACTTTCCGTTTGCCGCCGAGTTTGGACGGGCCTATACCAAGCACGAACTTGAAGTGATGGCTGTCGATTCGAAGATCAAGGGGTCGGTAAAATTCATCGAAATTCCCGGTGGTGATACGGCGATGTTGCCGGCCGGCGGCGGCGCCAGCGTGTACTACTCGGATGCGGTCGTGGCCCGCGGCGGGAAACTCGCCAATTACGCAGAATATTCCGGTGACCCACCGGATTGGGCGGTGGAGGTGTTGACGGAAAAAGTCTGTTCCCTGCCAGGGATCAAGAACATCATCGTCGGCGGCGCCATTGCCAACTTCACCGACGTCAAGAAAACGTTCGGCGGGATCATCAATGGATTCCGCAAAGCGAAATCCGACGGCAAGCTGAAGGGCGTCAAGATTTGGGTGCGCCGCGGCGGCCCTCGGGAAAAGGAAGGCCTCGATGCCATGCGGGCGTTGAAGGACGAAGGGTTTGATATCCATGTGTTCGATCGGAATACGCCGTTGACGGATATCGTCGATAAGGCAGTCCAGTCGAAGGGTTAG
- a CDS encoding 4Fe-4S ferredoxin, iron-sulfur binding domain protein yields MAHEDTNVIDQPEVLKPRMVSIEISGKKYEVPEGITVIKALWYTGQEVVRGAGCLGGFCGACATYYRTKDDPKVRTCLACQMAVQDGMSFTIMPPFPARKAIYDIQTLKDPKQDLFNLYPEAPLCRNCNACTEACPQKIDVREGVWKAVFGDFKSVSEMFMDCVMCGMCTPVCIADIAPNLVALYVSRAQGAHFTEKPQGLETRIKEIQDGRFNDEWNKVLAMNEKELADHCATVK; encoded by the coding sequence ATGGCCCACGAAGACACCAATGTCATTGATCAACCCGAGGTGCTCAAACCTCGGATGGTCTCGATCGAAATCTCCGGTAAGAAGTACGAGGTGCCGGAAGGCATCACCGTCATCAAGGCCCTGTGGTATACGGGACAAGAAGTCGTGCGCGGGGCCGGCTGTCTCGGCGGGTTCTGCGGAGCCTGTGCGACCTACTATCGGACGAAGGACGATCCCAAAGTCAGAACCTGTCTGGCCTGCCAAATGGCCGTGCAAGACGGCATGTCGTTCACGATCATGCCGCCCTTTCCGGCGCGCAAGGCGATCTACGACATTCAGACTCTCAAAGACCCGAAACAGGACCTGTTCAATTTGTACCCCGAAGCCCCGCTCTGCAGAAATTGCAATGCCTGCACCGAAGCCTGCCCGCAGAAGATCGATGTGCGTGAGGGTGTCTGGAAAGCCGTCTTCGGCGATTTTAAGAGCGTCTCGGAAATGTTCATGGACTGCGTCATGTGCGGCATGTGTACGCCGGTCTGTATCGCCGACATCGCCCCGAATCTCGTGGCCCTCTATGTGAGCCGCGCCCAGGGCGCGCATTTCACAGAGAAGCCGCAGGGGCTCGAGACGCGCATCAAGGAAATTCAAGACGGCCGTTTCAACGACGAATGGAACAAAGTGCTCGCGATGAACGAGAAAGAACTGGCCGATCACTGCGCCACTGTGAAGTGA
- a CDS encoding ATP citrate synthase, beta chain has product MSILANKDTRVVIQGGAAGVNAARRMAEFCYLIKKPLNVEAFVYPPDAGKSNEIPYGSGLIAIPVYKTIAEATKHHPQINTSLVYIGADRAMKGGMEALDDAHIKVVSMITEGVPEKDAKLLGAHARKLGKVFNGPSSIGIISAGACRLGVIGGAFDNLVLSKLYREGSFGVITKSGGLSNEIIWICSQFADGITTAIGIGGDAYPGTDYVSYLEMFERDPQTKAVVIVGEMGGDLEERAAEWYGAKKRRIKLIAVVSGFCQESLPKGMKFGHAGAKEGMKGEGSARSKSDALKKAGALVPATFGALGPAIKETYQELLKSGQVKEVIEPATLPKLPKSVEEAMKADEVMVAPLIRTTISDDRGDEPCYDGYPASELINKGYEIPHVIGLLWDKRLISKQEAEIVKRIMMLSADHGPCVSGAYATILAACAGIGLSQSVAAGMIMIGPRFGGAVTDAGRYFKHAVDNKMSVDEFLAYMKKNVGPVPGIGHRVKSLRNPDKRVKELVGYVKSLNIKTPCLDFALEVEKVTSAKKDNLILNVDGTMAAVLVDIGFPIDSLNGFFILSRTIGLIGHWVDQKRQDSRLIRLFDYLVNYAAPKRREVPPLK; this is encoded by the coding sequence ATGAGTATTCTGGCAAACAAAGACACCCGCGTGGTGATTCAGGGTGGCGCTGCAGGTGTCAACGCGGCCCGCCGCATGGCCGAATTCTGCTATCTAATCAAGAAGCCGCTGAACGTCGAAGCCTTCGTATATCCGCCGGATGCAGGCAAGAGCAATGAAATTCCCTACGGCAGCGGGTTGATCGCGATTCCAGTCTACAAGACGATCGCCGAAGCCACGAAACATCACCCGCAGATCAATACCAGCCTGGTCTATATCGGTGCCGATCGTGCCATGAAGGGCGGGATGGAAGCGCTCGACGATGCCCACATCAAGGTGGTTTCCATGATCACGGAAGGCGTGCCGGAAAAGGACGCCAAGTTGCTGGGCGCCCATGCCAGGAAATTAGGGAAGGTGTTCAACGGGCCTTCCTCGATCGGGATTATTTCGGCCGGTGCCTGCCGTCTGGGTGTGATCGGCGGCGCGTTCGACAACCTCGTGCTCTCCAAGCTCTATCGCGAAGGGTCGTTCGGCGTGATTACCAAGTCGGGCGGTCTCTCCAACGAAATCATCTGGATCTGCTCCCAGTTCGCCGACGGGATCACGACCGCCATCGGGATCGGCGGCGATGCCTATCCCGGTACCGATTACGTGTCGTACCTGGAGATGTTCGAGCGGGATCCCCAGACGAAGGCAGTGGTGATCGTCGGTGAAATGGGCGGTGACCTCGAAGAGCGGGCGGCTGAGTGGTATGGGGCGAAAAAGCGGCGGATCAAATTGATCGCCGTGGTGTCGGGCTTCTGCCAGGAAAGTTTGCCGAAGGGCATGAAGTTCGGGCATGCCGGTGCCAAAGAAGGGATGAAGGGCGAAGGGTCGGCCAGGTCAAAATCCGATGCGTTGAAGAAGGCCGGCGCACTCGTTCCTGCTACGTTCGGTGCCCTTGGTCCTGCTATCAAGGAGACCTATCAAGAGCTACTCAAGTCCGGCCAAGTGAAGGAAGTGATCGAGCCGGCTACGTTACCCAAGCTGCCGAAATCCGTCGAAGAAGCCATGAAGGCGGACGAAGTGATGGTTGCGCCCTTGATTCGCACCACCATCAGCGATGACCGCGGTGATGAGCCCTGTTATGACGGGTATCCGGCCTCCGAACTGATCAATAAAGGGTACGAAATTCCCCACGTCATTGGATTGCTGTGGGACAAACGATTGATCTCCAAGCAGGAGGCGGAAATCGTCAAGCGGATCATGATGCTCTCAGCCGATCACGGTCCTTGCGTCAGCGGCGCCTATGCGACGATCCTGGCAGCCTGCGCGGGGATCGGGTTGTCGCAGTCGGTTGCCGCCGGCATGATCATGATCGGGCCTCGTTTCGGCGGTGCCGTGACGGATGCGGGACGTTATTTCAAACATGCGGTGGACAACAAGATGTCGGTGGATGAATTCCTGGCCTATATGAAGAAAAATGTCGGACCCGTGCCCGGAATCGGCCACCGTGTGAAGAGTCTTCGGAACCCGGACAAGCGGGTGAAAGAATTGGTCGGCTACGTCAAAAGCCTGAACATCAAGACACCCTGCTTGGATTTCGCCTTGGAAGTCGAGAAGGTCACCTCGGCGAAAAAGGACAATCTCATTCTGAACGTCGACGGAACGATGGCCGCGGTCCTCGTCGATATCGGATTCCCGATCGACAGCTTGAACGGATTTTTCATTCTCTCACGCACGATCGGCCTGATCGGCCATTGGGTCGATCAGAAGCGCCAGGATAGCCGTTTGATCCGGTTGTTCGATTACCTGGTGAACTATGCAGCACCCAAACGGCGGGAGGTTCCGCCTCTGAAATAG